One genomic window of Polyangium aurulentum includes the following:
- a CDS encoding prepilin-type N-terminal cleavage/methylation domain-containing protein: MRRHALRRRARGFTLIELLVAITAGVAVAAAAVLLSKNAVRLFQEEARISYAQVAVSLGLTRLGADIESAGRNSTPNPTPKTNPSLVEGRDPRLCAKPNLVDWPAGMRRLAPVIVERMKTVPQQSADNKLTPERITIAGDIDSGESFDLRTVLPGASGVTLVLQPRGRPVRRIEALTAGGDARERLKEIFRAGRIARIEGDTQDYYGVIGGITITGSPTIETISVQLTPVPEVPVSPQSSLRCAVKGFGVGWPVHVISRVRWEVRSLQGDPQHKDYVKATNPVTGDDGRTELVRVELDADDNEMPGTLDLVTEYAVDLRFGLTVQKLPSLPDNPVLEHFPIEDPAKPDSAIYTIAAAPTEAGSAPESVRAVQVRLSTRSRAPDRPTSIAGPAGRPYRFFVSSAKMADKYARMRTLQREFALYNVREGR; the protein is encoded by the coding sequence ATGCGCCGCCACGCTCTTCGCCGCCGCGCGCGCGGCTTCACGCTGATCGAGCTGCTCGTCGCGATCACCGCGGGCGTCGCGGTCGCGGCCGCGGCCGTCCTGCTCTCGAAGAACGCGGTGCGCCTCTTCCAGGAAGAAGCGCGCATCTCGTACGCGCAGGTGGCCGTCTCGCTCGGGCTCACGCGGCTCGGCGCGGACATCGAGTCCGCGGGGCGCAACAGCACGCCGAACCCGACGCCGAAGACGAACCCGAGCCTCGTCGAGGGGCGCGACCCGCGCCTTTGCGCCAAGCCGAACCTCGTCGACTGGCCGGCGGGCATGCGCCGCCTCGCGCCGGTGATCGTCGAGCGCATGAAGACGGTGCCGCAGCAGAGCGCGGACAACAAGCTCACGCCCGAGCGCATCACCATCGCGGGCGACATCGACTCGGGCGAGAGCTTCGACCTGCGCACCGTGCTGCCCGGCGCGAGCGGCGTGACGCTCGTCTTGCAGCCGCGCGGCCGCCCCGTGCGCCGGATCGAGGCCCTCACGGCGGGCGGCGACGCGCGCGAGCGGCTGAAGGAGATCTTCCGCGCCGGTCGCATCGCGCGCATCGAGGGCGACACGCAGGACTATTACGGCGTCATCGGGGGCATCACCATCACCGGCAGCCCCACGATCGAGACCATCTCGGTGCAGCTCACGCCGGTGCCCGAGGTGCCCGTGTCGCCGCAGAGCTCGCTGCGCTGCGCGGTCAAGGGCTTCGGCGTCGGCTGGCCCGTGCACGTGATCTCGCGCGTGCGCTGGGAGGTCCGCTCGCTGCAAGGCGACCCGCAGCACAAGGACTACGTCAAGGCCACGAACCCGGTGACGGGCGACGACGGCCGCACGGAGCTGGTGCGCGTCGAGCTCGACGCCGACGACAACGAGATGCCCGGCACGCTCGATCTCGTCACCGAGTACGCCGTCGACCTGCGCTTCGGCCTCACGGTGCAGAAGCTGCCCTCGCTGCCCGACAACCCCGTGCTCGAGCACTTCCCCATCGAGGATCCCGCGAAGCCCGACAGCGCCATCTACACGATCGCCGCGGCGCCCACGGAGGCCGGCAGCGCGCCCGAGAGCGTGCGCGCGGTGCAGGTGCGCCTGTCGACGCGCTCGCGCGCGCCCGACCGCCCGACGTCGATCGCGGGCCCGGCGGGGCGCCCGTATCGCTTCTTCGTGAGCAGCGCGAAGATGGCCGACAAGTACGCGCGCATGCGCACCCTCCAGCGCGAGTTCGCGCTCTACAATGTGCGGGAGGGACGCTGA
- a CDS encoding type IV pilus modification PilV family protein, producing MKKGARGYTTIEVMMALAILAVGTTGVIALQKVALIGNATGRLGDAARGVGSTWVERLKADAIQWNDPLGKPDIGDTKWLKGAVVQTPGQPAKSNQWILAPEVPGWSSPVADVNGIDVFTNDDPKRGVFCTHLRLLQAIDKPIALSGVPHRIAVQAEVRVVWRRDLSPMLECRTTSPVNIEENDERYAFFHPGRVTILQQEASN from the coding sequence ATGAAGAAGGGCGCGCGCGGCTACACGACGATCGAGGTGATGATGGCGCTCGCCATCCTCGCCGTGGGCACGACGGGCGTCATCGCGCTGCAGAAGGTCGCGCTCATCGGCAACGCGACGGGCAGGCTCGGCGACGCGGCCAGGGGCGTCGGATCGACGTGGGTCGAGAGGCTCAAGGCCGACGCGATCCAGTGGAACGATCCGCTCGGAAAGCCCGACATCGGCGACACGAAGTGGCTGAAGGGCGCGGTCGTGCAGACGCCCGGCCAGCCGGCCAAGAGCAACCAGTGGATCCTCGCGCCGGAGGTGCCGGGCTGGAGCTCGCCGGTCGCCGACGTCAACGGCATCGACGTCTTCACGAACGACGATCCGAAGCGAGGCGTCTTCTGCACGCACCTGCGCCTGCTGCAGGCGATCGACAAACCGATCGCGCTCTCGGGGGTGCCGCACAGGATCGCGGTCCAGGCCGAGGTCCGCGTGGTCTGGCGGCGCGACCTGTCCCCCATGCTCGAGTGCCGCACCACGAGCCCCGTGAACATCGAGGAGAACGACGAGCGCTACGCGTTCTTCCACCCGGGGCGCGTCACCATCCTGCAGCAGGAGGCGTCGAACTGA
- a CDS encoding pilus assembly FimT family protein, whose product MLGALTRSPSRARGFSLTEVLVVILMIALLAVVASPAFVRMMRDVGLSRSAMQIAEVYRRAYVDSADRTTLLRWDGSDSAPALLEMRKSKLDDPKAPNALVPPHGCNAIAWNDPTRYERSHLNMRGSDAKEYASFTFLDASGNAKEKADVCFSQHRAYVRFDDGAFVAMSGVSRVRVKNSKSGAVRDVLVPSSGLARVWQ is encoded by the coding sequence ATGCTTGGAGCTTTGACTCGGTCCCCGTCTCGCGCGCGCGGGTTCTCGCTGACCGAGGTGCTCGTCGTGATCCTCATGATCGCGCTGCTCGCGGTGGTCGCGTCGCCCGCGTTCGTGCGGATGATGCGCGACGTGGGGCTGTCGCGCTCGGCGATGCAGATCGCCGAGGTTTACCGCAGGGCGTACGTCGACTCGGCCGATCGCACGACGCTCTTGCGCTGGGACGGCTCCGACAGCGCGCCCGCGCTGCTCGAGATGCGCAAGAGCAAGCTCGACGATCCCAAGGCGCCGAACGCGCTCGTTCCGCCGCACGGCTGCAACGCGATCGCGTGGAACGATCCGACGCGCTACGAGCGCTCGCACCTGAACATGCGCGGCTCCGACGCCAAGGAGTACGCGAGCTTCACCTTCCTCGACGCCTCCGGCAACGCGAAAGAAAAGGCCGACGTCTGCTTCTCGCAGCACCGCGCGTACGTGCGCTTCGACGACGGCGCGTTCGTCGCGATGAGCGGCGTGTCGCGCGTCCGGGTGAAGAACTCGAAGAGCGGCGCGGTGCGCGACGTGCTCGTGCCTTCGAGCGGACTTGCGAGGGTCTGGCAATGA
- a CDS encoding DUF6599 family protein, whose amino-acid sequence MSSALLFVAGCKGEQERGAPPPPPPTAKPAACASGGGTLSDAQAAPFFPRTMGGYCLDPNGGDKTYGEGGSLPIDGICDMFDGECEIYKGFGVRRVNELRYVDGSGSPATIDVHLSKFGTTEGAYAMFTKRVVGDGDPAGEDVPRLIEGGGQAALGLGTAYLWRGLYLAEITYSDESAAEPAIKAAGDKLLAPLVKEIGAKLPGEPALPPAAAALPKEQMVPLGIRLVTKDMLEIGGIGPGAFGYYKDGDKRWRVAMLVRGDADQAKDVLATLAKQQGSSREKNVGDGAVRFMHKDGDAPAIEWVFARSGSKLIGIGDEARALRSGMTADEVAKVSLSKDDKITRLKKLITP is encoded by the coding sequence GTGTCGAGCGCGCTCCTCTTCGTCGCCGGGTGCAAAGGCGAGCAGGAGCGCGGCGCGCCACCTCCGCCGCCCCCGACCGCGAAGCCCGCTGCGTGCGCGAGCGGCGGAGGCACGCTCTCGGACGCGCAGGCGGCGCCGTTCTTCCCGCGCACGATGGGCGGCTACTGCCTCGATCCGAACGGAGGCGACAAGACCTACGGCGAGGGCGGCTCGCTGCCGATCGACGGCATCTGCGACATGTTCGACGGCGAGTGCGAGATCTACAAAGGCTTCGGCGTGCGCCGCGTGAACGAGCTGCGCTACGTCGACGGCTCCGGCAGCCCCGCCACCATCGACGTGCACCTGTCGAAGTTCGGCACGACCGAGGGCGCCTACGCCATGTTCACGAAGCGCGTCGTCGGCGACGGCGATCCCGCGGGCGAGGACGTCCCGCGCCTCATCGAGGGCGGCGGCCAGGCCGCGCTCGGGCTCGGCACCGCGTACCTCTGGCGAGGCCTCTACCTCGCCGAGATCACCTACAGTGACGAGTCGGCCGCCGAGCCTGCGATCAAGGCCGCGGGCGACAAGCTGCTCGCGCCGCTCGTGAAGGAGATCGGGGCGAAGCTCCCCGGCGAGCCCGCGCTGCCGCCGGCCGCAGCCGCGCTGCCGAAGGAGCAGATGGTGCCGCTCGGCATCCGCCTCGTGACGAAGGACATGCTCGAGATCGGGGGCATCGGCCCCGGGGCGTTCGGCTACTACAAGGACGGCGACAAGCGCTGGCGCGTGGCGATGCTCGTGCGCGGCGACGCCGACCAGGCCAAGGACGTGCTCGCGACGCTGGCGAAGCAGCAGGGCTCCTCGCGGGAGAAGAACGTGGGCGACGGCGCCGTTCGCTTCATGCACAAGGACGGCGACGCGCCCGCCATCGAGTGGGTCTTCGCCCGCTCGGGCAGCAAGCTGATCGGCATCGGCGACGAGGCGCGCGCCCTTCGCAGCGGCATGACCGCCGACGAGGTCGCCAAGGTGTCGCTGTCGAAGGACGACAAAATCACACGGCTCAAGAAGCTGATCACCCCCTAG
- a CDS encoding peptidylprolyl isomerase: MSKDTKNKPIEEEDPDRDEERDEDEDEDEDEDAKEGAKDASGRDAGGDDEEEDEEEDEEEDDEDDEEEDTAHGQAHAHGHDDKPAAAAHGGDEDASWWVPHVVLGVLVLVGVLGFFGLFNKPLGFLAAPVTVSHTEPATHTTTPAPTPTPTQPARPTPPMGQQPQGEMFGAKHFLVMYKGSMRAPANITRTKEEAKTRAEEALKKVKGGKKFEEVVAEYSDEPGAGARGGDLGMFRKGQMVGPFQEAVEKLKVNEVSGLVETPFGYHVILRTK; the protein is encoded by the coding sequence ATGAGCAAAGACACGAAGAACAAGCCCATCGAGGAAGAGGATCCGGATCGCGACGAGGAGCGCGACGAGGACGAGGACGAGGACGAGGACGAGGACGCCAAGGAAGGCGCCAAGGACGCGTCCGGTCGTGACGCCGGCGGCGACGACGAGGAAGAGGACGAAGAAGAGGACGAGGAAGAGGACGACGAGGACGACGAGGAAGAGGACACCGCGCACGGCCAGGCGCACGCGCACGGCCACGACGACAAGCCCGCGGCGGCCGCGCACGGCGGCGACGAGGACGCTTCGTGGTGGGTGCCGCACGTGGTGCTCGGGGTCCTGGTGCTCGTGGGCGTGCTCGGCTTCTTCGGCCTGTTCAACAAGCCCCTCGGCTTCCTCGCGGCGCCCGTGACCGTCAGCCACACGGAACCCGCGACGCACACGACGACGCCGGCGCCCACGCCGACGCCGACGCAGCCCGCGCGCCCGACGCCGCCGATGGGCCAGCAGCCGCAGGGCGAGATGTTCGGCGCGAAGCACTTCCTCGTGATGTACAAGGGCAGCATGCGCGCCCCTGCGAACATCACGCGCACCAAGGAAGAGGCCAAGACGCGCGCCGAGGAAGCCCTGAAGAAGGTCAAGGGCGGCAAGAAGTTCGAAGAGGTCGTCGCGGAGTACTCCGACGAGCCGGGCGCAGGCGCGCGCGGCGGCGATCTCGGCATGTTCCGCAAGGGCCAGATGGTCGGCCCGTTCCAGGAGGCCGTCGAGAAGCTCAAGGTCAACGAGGTCAGCGGCCTCGTCGAGACCCCCTTCGGCTACCACGTCATCCTGCGGACGAAATAA
- a CDS encoding MaoC/PaaZ C-terminal domain-containing protein, with protein MALDLASVGFTTEPRAFTYDWKTLALYALGVGAKRDELAYLYEGAPGGIQVLPTFAVVPTQGPLFESLERTGGNFAMVVHGSQKVRLLRPIPPSGTLLTTATIRGIYDMKKLGQVVIDTTTRHDGEPVFETTWAILYRGEGNFGGPRPVADPDEPSVPKDREPTFTHEEETSPEQALLYRLSGDYNPLHADPKFAESVGFAQGPILHGLCTYGFAARAVIKHMAGGDASRLRVFAAQFRKPVWPGDTLVTQGYALEGGKVAVVASVKGRPEPVLTGAYAQIA; from the coding sequence ATGGCGCTCGATCTTGCGAGTGTGGGGTTCACGACCGAGCCACGCGCGTTCACGTACGACTGGAAGACCCTGGCCCTGTACGCGCTCGGCGTCGGCGCGAAGCGCGACGAGCTCGCGTACCTCTACGAAGGCGCGCCGGGCGGGATCCAGGTCCTGCCGACCTTCGCCGTGGTCCCCACGCAAGGGCCGCTCTTCGAGTCGCTCGAGCGCACCGGCGGCAACTTCGCGATGGTCGTGCACGGCAGCCAGAAGGTGCGGCTTTTGCGCCCGATCCCGCCCTCGGGGACGCTGCTCACGACGGCGACGATCCGCGGCATCTACGACATGAAGAAGCTCGGGCAGGTCGTCATCGACACGACCACGCGCCACGACGGCGAGCCCGTCTTCGAGACCACCTGGGCCATCCTCTACCGCGGCGAGGGCAACTTCGGCGGCCCGCGCCCCGTGGCCGATCCGGACGAGCCCTCGGTGCCCAAGGACCGCGAGCCCACGTTCACGCACGAGGAGGAGACGTCGCCCGAGCAGGCGCTGCTCTACCGGCTCTCGGGCGACTACAACCCGCTGCACGCCGATCCGAAGTTCGCGGAGTCGGTGGGCTTCGCGCAGGGGCCCATCCTTCACGGCCTGTGCACCTACGGTTTTGCCGCGCGGGCCGTGATCAAGCACATGGCCGGCGGCGACGCGAGCCGACTGCGCGTCTTCGCCGCCCAGTTCCGAAAACCCGTGTGGCCGGGCGATACGCTCGTGACCCAGGGCTACGCCCTCGAGGGGGGAAAGGTCGCCGTCGTGGCGAGCGTGAAAGGTCGCCCCGAGCCCGTGCTGACGGGCGCCTACGCACAGATCGCCTGA
- a CDS encoding serine/threonine-protein kinase, protein MSAASGKSCPSCGERYDAEVLFCPQDGTPLASARGPSRSSPDGDLYVGLELAGQIRIKHLIGIGSMGRVYRAFQGGIERDVAVKILHRELSGNAELVSRFHREAKIASRLLHPNVVQVLMTGTIAQKGDPRLGGEMYLVMEHLDGISLLSALAAAGAGGASTALPLPRALHIVLQICDAVGEAHAQGIVHRDLKPENVMLVRRGDDPDYVKVLDFGIARLDWAERDRSMATQAGLIFGTAKYISPEGAEGKPVTPAADVYSIATILYQCLAGQTPFEGDSPVALLVQHTHAPPPDLRSIARASYVPAPIAAVVMANLAKKPEARAQDARAFGRELVAAARASGLDPDEITRSSLYARQGAVKLPSKERTKSLELSAELAAKIGGVAARPDATPLPEPPISSADRVEVLAPVSRSTPGLDVPPPISMRATEHAAPEPPLAPPSRPHPAPDLDFDDADPPPRGSLQSSMQGTESPLASLPPPPLSRRARIARTVAIALCALAASSLVLVVGGKRLGIVASASSDSVEGRLAAARDAMRRQAWDAPPGDNVKEILDAAAARWPSDPQVKDLRREAAERLVTSALGRKYAGDNVEALHLARLAVALNPSLTTAQHLVVELEPKTRPDLAPASPATTQSPTAGAEAPGSRPLGTRSPIRGGKDGKPQPASTVAPAPNAPAPNAPAPAPTAQPTAKPNTEGSPVLPPPPPPLPGPTNPSTGGPWL, encoded by the coding sequence ATGAGCGCGGCCTCGGGGAAGAGTTGCCCGTCGTGCGGGGAGCGGTACGACGCCGAGGTCCTCTTCTGCCCGCAGGACGGAACGCCGCTGGCGAGCGCGCGCGGCCCTTCGCGCTCGAGCCCGGACGGCGACCTCTACGTCGGTCTGGAGCTGGCCGGACAGATCCGCATCAAGCACCTCATCGGCATCGGCTCCATGGGGCGCGTCTACCGTGCCTTCCAGGGCGGAATCGAGCGGGACGTCGCGGTCAAGATCCTCCACCGCGAGCTGAGCGGCAACGCCGAGCTGGTCTCGCGCTTCCACCGCGAGGCCAAGATCGCGAGCCGCCTGCTCCACCCGAACGTCGTGCAGGTCCTGATGACCGGCACCATCGCCCAGAAGGGCGATCCGCGGCTCGGCGGCGAGATGTACCTCGTCATGGAGCACCTCGACGGCATCTCGCTGCTCTCCGCGCTCGCCGCAGCCGGAGCCGGAGGCGCCTCGACCGCGCTTCCCCTGCCCCGCGCGCTGCACATCGTCCTGCAGATCTGCGACGCGGTGGGCGAGGCGCACGCGCAGGGGATCGTGCACCGCGATCTCAAGCCCGAGAACGTGATGCTCGTGCGCCGGGGCGACGATCCCGACTACGTGAAGGTCCTCGACTTCGGCATCGCGCGGCTCGACTGGGCCGAGCGCGATCGATCGATGGCCACGCAGGCGGGGCTCATCTTCGGCACGGCCAAGTACATCTCGCCCGAGGGCGCCGAGGGCAAGCCCGTCACGCCCGCGGCCGACGTCTACTCGATCGCGACGATCCTCTACCAGTGCCTCGCGGGGCAGACGCCGTTCGAGGGCGACTCGCCCGTCGCGCTGCTCGTGCAGCACACGCACGCGCCCCCGCCCGACCTGCGCAGCATCGCACGCGCGAGCTACGTGCCCGCGCCGATCGCGGCCGTGGTGATGGCGAACCTCGCGAAGAAGCCCGAGGCGCGGGCCCAGGACGCGCGCGCCTTCGGTCGCGAGCTGGTCGCCGCGGCGCGCGCGAGCGGGCTCGATCCGGACGAGATCACCCGTTCGAGCCTCTACGCGCGGCAAGGCGCGGTGAAGCTGCCCTCGAAGGAGCGCACCAAGTCGCTCGAGCTGTCGGCCGAGCTCGCGGCCAAGATCGGCGGGGTCGCCGCTCGCCCCGACGCGACGCCCTTGCCGGAGCCTCCGATCTCCAGCGCCGATCGCGTCGAGGTCCTCGCGCCCGTCTCGCGCTCCACGCCCGGGCTCGACGTTCCTCCGCCGATCTCGATGCGCGCGACCGAGCACGCGGCGCCCGAGCCTCCGCTCGCGCCGCCCTCGCGCCCGCACCCCGCGCCCGATCTCGACTTCGACGACGCCGATCCGCCACCGCGCGGCTCGCTCCAGTCGAGCATGCAGGGCACCGAGAGCCCGCTCGCGTCGCTGCCCCCGCCTCCGTTAAGCCGCCGCGCTCGCATCGCGCGCACGGTGGCGATCGCGCTGTGCGCGCTGGCCGCGTCGTCGCTCGTGCTCGTGGTGGGCGGCAAGCGCCTCGGCATCGTGGCGTCGGCGTCGAGCGACTCGGTCGAAGGCCGCCTCGCCGCCGCGCGCGACGCGATGCGCAGGCAGGCGTGGGATGCGCCTCCGGGCGACAACGTGAAAGAGATCCTCGACGCCGCCGCCGCGCGCTGGCCGAGCGATCCGCAGGTGAAGGATCTGCGGCGTGAGGCGGCCGAGCGCCTCGTCACGAGCGCCCTCGGCCGCAAATACGCCGGTGACAACGTCGAGGCCCTGCACCTCGCGCGCCTCGCGGTGGCGCTGAACCCCTCGCTCACGACGGCCCAGCACCTCGTCGTCGAGCTCGAGCCGAAGACGCGCCCCGATCTCGCGCCCGCGAGCCCCGCGACCACGCAGAGCCCCACGGCCGGCGCCGAAGCACCGGGCAGCCGCCCCCTCGGCACGCGCAGCCCGATTCGCGGGGGCAAGGACGGCAAACCCCAGCCCGCCTCGACCGTCGCGCCCGCGCCCAACGCACCCGCGCCCAACGCGCCCGCACCCGCGCCGACGGCGCAGCCCACGGCCAAGCCCAACACGGAGGGCAGCCCCGTGCTGCCGCCTCCGCCTCCGCCCCTGCCCGGACCGACGAACCCTTCGACGGGAGGACCTTGGCTGTGA
- a CDS encoding segregation/condensation protein A has product MDPSSGPDYGPAAVTRAKASAAGTGAAKKKRADKPPETRSEASAPESVVRAEEGGVFANVYRVQLPQFEGPLDLLLHLIQQHELDILDIPVSFITEKYLEYLRLMQSMSIDVASEYLVMAATLTHIKSKMLLPVVPSGQDGDGLPEEEEDPRAELVRRLLEYQKYKAAGFDLAERGTLGKDIFGRGIPEPVPEGPAPFAPVAVFALFDAFEKLVKKTKVKIDHEVVFDRLTITDRIVQLTERMSERRRSTFEDLILNDPTRKGAPLTRFDIVITFLAMLEMARMKLIRIYQSDPLAPIHLELAGLSEEELAEAEAERAREAAERARLVAERAREAEERAREEREARAAAEAALAALEAEAARVEEASADLEEASAGLGEELSAVEDELASHAEEAPGQDEEAPGVEEEAPGVEEEAPGIEAEAPGVEAEALGQDEEAPGQEEEAPGQDAEAPGQDEEPPGVEAEAPGIEEEAPGVEAEAPVIEEEAPGVEAEAPVIEEEPPVAEAEAEPVAEADPVAEPAPTDPEVPDGE; this is encoded by the coding sequence GTGGATCCTTCGTCGGGTCCAGACTACGGTCCGGCCGCGGTGACCAGGGCGAAGGCGAGCGCAGCGGGGACGGGCGCGGCGAAGAAGAAGCGCGCGGACAAGCCCCCCGAGACCAGATCCGAGGCGTCAGCGCCCGAATCCGTGGTCCGCGCGGAAGAGGGAGGCGTCTTCGCCAACGTCTACCGCGTGCAGCTCCCCCAGTTCGAGGGGCCGCTGGATCTCTTGCTGCACCTCATCCAGCAGCACGAGCTCGATATCCTCGACATCCCCGTGAGCTTCATCACGGAGAAATACCTCGAGTATTTGCGGTTGATGCAGTCGATGTCGATCGACGTGGCGAGCGAGTACCTCGTGATGGCTGCCACGCTGACGCACATCAAGTCCAAGATGCTCTTGCCGGTCGTGCCGTCGGGGCAGGACGGGGACGGGCTGCCGGAGGAGGAAGAGGATCCGCGCGCGGAGCTCGTTCGGCGGCTGCTCGAGTACCAGAAGTACAAGGCCGCGGGCTTCGATCTCGCGGAGCGCGGGACGCTCGGCAAGGACATCTTCGGCCGCGGCATCCCCGAGCCCGTGCCCGAAGGCCCCGCGCCGTTCGCGCCGGTCGCAGTGTTCGCGCTCTTCGACGCGTTCGAGAAGCTGGTCAAGAAGACGAAGGTCAAGATCGACCACGAGGTCGTCTTCGACAGGCTCACGATCACCGACCGGATCGTGCAGCTCACCGAGCGCATGTCGGAGCGGCGGCGGTCGACGTTCGAGGACCTGATCCTGAACGATCCGACGCGCAAGGGCGCGCCGCTCACGCGCTTCGACATCGTGATCACGTTCCTCGCGATGCTCGAGATGGCGAGGATGAAGCTCATCCGGATCTACCAATCGGATCCGCTCGCGCCGATCCACCTCGAGCTCGCGGGGCTGAGCGAGGAAGAGCTCGCGGAAGCCGAAGCCGAGCGCGCGCGCGAAGCTGCGGAGAGAGCGCGCCTCGTGGCGGAGAGGGCGCGCGAGGCCGAGGAGCGTGCGCGCGAGGAGCGTGAAGCGCGCGCGGCGGCCGAGGCCGCGCTCGCAGCGCTCGAGGCGGAGGCGGCGAGGGTGGAGGAGGCGTCGGCGGATCTGGAAGAGGCGTCGGCGGGTCTCGGAGAGGAGCTGTCGGCGGTCGAGGACGAGCTGGCGAGTCACGCGGAGGAGGCGCCGGGGCAAGACGAGGAGGCGCCGGGAGTTGAAGAGGAGGCGCCGGGAGTTGAAGAGGAGGCGCCGGGAATCGAGGCGGAGGCGCCGGGAGTCGAGGCGGAGGCGTTGGGGCAAGACGAGGAGGCGCCGGGGCAAGAAGAAGAGGCGCCGGGGCAAGACGCGGAGGCGCCGGGGCAAGACGAGGAGCCGCCGGGAGTTGAAGCCGAAGCGCCGGGAATTGAAGAGGAGGCGCCGGGAGTTGAGGCCGAGGCGCCGGTAATTGAAGAGGAGGCGCCGGGAGTTGAGGCCGAGGCGCCGGTAATTGAAGAGGAGCCGCCGGTAGCGGAAGCGGAAGCGGAGCCGGTAGCGGAAGCGGATCCCGTCGCGGAGCCCGCGCCCACTGATCCCGAGGTGCCCGATGGCGAATGA
- the scpB gene encoding SMC-Scp complex subunit ScpB — protein MANERGGGRRRPGAIPPRPAPEPDLPPDSESPERLRRAAWAWLKPKPAPEPEPAPAPAPEPEPAPEPASEAPAPEPAATADASDAEPKRRRAPRRKQAPADASVRLRERASAWFKKRRAEAPSAPVAPAPAAEEPSTPATDAAAEPKRRRAPRRKPASPVERFRASASAWWKKRAAVKGVVQGNGLPGGTPANGAAVGEGEEDDAPGTGDGDASKHASGTVARAHLKGVLEALIFASEHPMSSRDLAKAARAEHRVVAALIGELKAEYMNRGIRLDEIAGGFVFRTSPAFAPFVREQVAKKPVKMTRAQVETLAIVAYRQPITRPEIDDVRGVDSGAVLKSLLERDLVRILGKKDEPGRPMLYGTTAQFLEFFGLKALSDLPTLREFTELTDESRRTYEREMGEEPPDDFAAPPAAGASAVDGGLMGGEGSFRRGGTEDAATEAPGGDEAVASDAGEAGAARANDTDEEGTRMNDELDDKDADATEQDELEDEEALVGGEEEEDEDDLEDEDDEDEDDEDDEDEDDEDEDLEDDEDDEDDEDDEDEDEDDEDEDEDDEDDEDDEDEDDEDDEDDEDEDEDDEDEAG, from the coding sequence ATGGCGAATGAGCGCGGCGGCGGGCGGCGTCGCCCCGGCGCGATCCCTCCGCGCCCGGCACCGGAACCGGATCTCCCGCCCGACAGCGAGTCCCCCGAGCGACTCCGCCGCGCGGCCTGGGCCTGGCTGAAACCCAAGCCCGCACCCGAGCCCGAGCCCGCGCCTGCACCCGCGCCGGAGCCCGAGCCCGCGCCCGAGCCCGCGTCCGAAGCTCCTGCGCCCGAGCCGGCTGCAACCGCAGATGCGTCCGACGCCGAGCCCAAGCGCCGCCGCGCGCCACGTCGCAAGCAAGCTCCCGCCGACGCGAGCGTGCGCCTGCGCGAGCGCGCCTCGGCCTGGTTCAAGAAGCGCCGCGCCGAAGCCCCGAGCGCTCCCGTTGCACCCGCGCCCGCGGCAGAAGAACCTTCGACCCCCGCAACCGACGCGGCAGCCGAGCCCAAGCGCCGCCGCGCGCCCCGTCGCAAGCCCGCGAGCCCTGTCGAGCGGTTTCGCGCGTCCGCCAGCGCGTGGTGGAAGAAGCGGGCCGCGGTCAAGGGGGTTGTCCAGGGAAACGGGTTGCCCGGTGGTACGCCGGCAAACGGCGCGGCCGTGGGGGAGGGGGAAGAGGACGACGCGCCCGGGACGGGCGATGGCGATGCGTCGAAACATGCGAGCGGAACGGTCGCCCGCGCGCATCTGAAGGGTGTGCTCGAGGCGCTCATCTTCGCGTCGGAACACCCGATGTCTTCACGGGACCTCGCAAAGGCGGCCCGGGCCGAGCACCGCGTGGTGGCCGCGCTCATCGGCGAGCTCAAGGCCGAGTACATGAACCGCGGTATCCGCCTCGACGAGATCGCGGGCGGCTTCGTGTTCCGGACGAGCCCGGCGTTTGCCCCGTTCGTCCGGGAACAGGTCGCGAAGAAGCCTGTGAAGATGACGCGGGCGCAGGTCGAGACGCTGGCGATCGTGGCCTACCGTCAACCGATCACGCGGCCCGAGATCGACGACGTGCGCGGGGTGGACTCGGGCGCGGTGCTGAAATCGCTTCTCGAGCGTGACCTCGTCCGGATCCTGGGTAAGAAGGACGAACCCGGCAGGCCCATGCTGTACGGCACCACGGCACAGTTCCTCGAGTTCTTCGGCTTGAAGGCCCTCTCCGACCTGCCCACGTTGCGCGAGTTCACCGAGCTCACCGACGAGTCGCGCCGCACCTACGAGCGCGAGATGGGCGAGGAGCCGCCCGACGACTTCGCCGCTCCGCCTGCTGCGGGGGCGAGCGCGGTCGACGGCGGCTTGATGGGCGGCGAGGGCAGCTTCCGCCGCGGCGGCACGGAGGATGCTGCGACAGAAGCGCCTGGCGGGGATGAAGCAGTTGCGAGCGACGCCGGAGAAGCCGGTGCAGCTCGCGCAAACGACACCGACGAAGAAGGGACGCGCATGAACGACGAGCTGGACGACAAGGACGCCGACGCAACCGAGCAGGACGAGCTCGAAGACGAAGAGGCCCTCGTCGGAGGCGAAGAGGAAGAGGACGAAGACGACCTCGAGGACGAGGACGACGAGGACGAGGACGACGAGGACGACGAGGACGAGGACGACGAAGACGAGGACCTCGAGGACGACGAAGACGACGAGGACGACGAGGACGACGAGGACGAGGACGAGGACGACGAAGACGAGGACGAGGACGACGAAGACGACGAGGATGACGAGGACGAGGACGACGAAGACGACGAGGACGACGAGGACGAGGACGAAGACGACGAGGATGAAGCGGGCTGA